A window of Burkholderia ubonensis contains these coding sequences:
- a CDS encoding ABC transporter ATP-binding protein: protein MFSWFERRLPTFPLEDPATPPKGFFAFVWACTRGARGWVFLIALTSAALAAYEAALFAMMGHVVDWLSSATPADFGGRHFGTLVGFAAILAASALLIALHTLVKHQALAINFPMRLRWLFHRLMLDQSLSFYANEFAGRVTTKIMQTALAVRDALFMTVDVLVGVAAYLIGILLLAASFEWRLMIPFAVWAIGYGAACWYFVPRLGQVGSEQADARAMMTGRITDAYSNIATVKLFAHTRREADHARHAMEAFKATGYAQMRLVSAFEVTNHVMTTALLIGSTGLALHLWAQGEASAGVVAAVIAMALRLSSYSHWVMWEMTELFENVGTIQDGITTLTKVRAVVDRPDARPLVVRRGEIVFDTVRFSHEDNGKPVFDGLTLTIRPGERIGLIGRSGAGKSTLVNLLLRFYDVGGGRILIDGQDIAHVTQDSLRSAIGMVTQDTSLLHRTMRENILYGRPDASETDMRNAAARAEAADFIERLGDRHGRKGYDVEVGERGVKLSGGQRQRIAIARVMLKDAPILVLDEATSALDSEVEAAIQHSLGSLMGGKTVIAIAHRLSTIAAMDRLIVLDEGRIVEEGTHQQLLQAGGIYAALWAHQSGGFLGETAEAQRETQ from the coding sequence ATGTTTTCGTGGTTCGAACGGCGCCTGCCGACCTTTCCTCTCGAGGACCCGGCCACCCCGCCCAAGGGGTTTTTCGCATTCGTCTGGGCGTGCACGCGCGGCGCGCGCGGCTGGGTGTTCCTGATCGCGCTGACGTCGGCCGCGCTGGCCGCGTACGAAGCGGCGCTCTTCGCGATGATGGGGCACGTGGTGGACTGGCTGTCGTCGGCGACGCCGGCCGACTTCGGCGGCCGCCACTTCGGCACGCTCGTCGGGTTCGCGGCGATCCTCGCGGCCAGCGCGCTGCTGATTGCGCTGCATACGCTCGTCAAGCACCAGGCACTGGCGATCAATTTCCCGATGCGGCTGCGCTGGCTCTTTCACCGGCTGATGCTCGACCAGAGCCTGTCGTTCTACGCGAACGAATTCGCGGGCCGCGTCACGACCAAGATCATGCAGACCGCGCTGGCGGTCCGCGATGCGCTGTTCATGACGGTGGACGTGCTCGTCGGCGTGGCCGCCTACCTGATCGGCATCCTGCTGCTGGCCGCCAGCTTCGAGTGGCGGCTGATGATTCCGTTCGCCGTCTGGGCGATCGGCTACGGCGCCGCGTGCTGGTACTTCGTGCCGCGCCTCGGCCAGGTCGGCAGCGAGCAGGCCGATGCGCGCGCGATGATGACGGGCCGCATCACCGATGCGTATTCCAACATCGCGACCGTCAAGCTGTTCGCGCACACGCGGCGCGAGGCCGACCACGCGCGACACGCGATGGAGGCGTTCAAGGCCACCGGCTATGCGCAGATGCGTCTCGTCAGCGCGTTCGAGGTCACCAATCACGTGATGACCACCGCGCTGCTGATCGGCTCGACCGGTCTCGCACTCCATCTGTGGGCGCAGGGCGAGGCGAGCGCGGGCGTGGTCGCGGCGGTGATCGCGATGGCGCTGCGGCTGTCCAGCTATTCGCACTGGGTGATGTGGGAGATGACCGAGCTGTTCGAGAACGTCGGCACGATCCAGGACGGCATCACGACGCTGACGAAGGTGCGCGCCGTCGTCGACCGGCCGGACGCGCGGCCGCTCGTCGTGCGGCGCGGCGAGATCGTGTTCGACACCGTGCGCTTCTCGCACGAGGACAACGGCAAGCCGGTGTTCGACGGCCTGACGCTCACGATCCGGCCGGGCGAGCGCATCGGCCTGATCGGCCGTTCGGGCGCGGGCAAGTCGACGCTCGTCAACCTGCTGCTGCGCTTCTACGACGTGGGCGGCGGCCGCATCCTCATCGACGGGCAGGACATCGCCCACGTGACGCAGGACAGCCTGCGCAGCGCGATCGGCATGGTCACGCAGGACACGTCGCTGCTGCACCGAACGATGCGGGAGAACATTCTCTACGGCCGCCCGGACGCGAGCGAAACAGACATGCGGAACGCGGCCGCGCGGGCCGAAGCGGCGGATTTCATCGAACGGCTGGGCGATCGCCACGGGCGCAAAGGCTACGACGTCGAGGTCGGCGAGCGCGGCGTGAAGCTGTCCGGCGGCCAGCGCCAGCGGATCGCCATCGCGCGCGTGATGCTCAAGGACGCGCCGATCCTCGTGCTCGACGAGGCGACCAGCGCGCTCGACTCCGAGGTCGAAGCCGCGATCCAGCACAGCCTCGGCAGCCTGATGGGCGGCAAGACCGTGATCGCGATCGCGCACCGCCTGTCCACCATCGCGGCAATGGACCGTCTGATCGTGCTCGACGAAGGCCGCATCGTCGAGGAGGGCACGCACCAGCAGCTGCTGCAGGCAGGCGGCATCTATGCGGCGCTGTGGGCGCATCAGAGCGGCGGGTTCCTGGGCGAAACGGCGGAAGCGCAACGCGAGACGCAGTAA
- a CDS encoding TetR/AcrR family transcriptional regulator, which translates to METKPTVREQILDHAITLMMLRGYNGFSYRDLSDLVGVKTSSIHYYFPSKDDLVLEAVAAYSDDVLAAIQTIDPALPADVKLSLYTKLFGRTLGDGDRICLCGMLAADIESLPDNVRQAVQAFFKANEKWLAELLTQGAAEGTLQFSGKPESAARTLFAAFQGSVLASRLFHTRARLEDVEAVWKVRA; encoded by the coding sequence ATGGAAACGAAGCCGACCGTCCGCGAACAGATTCTCGATCATGCGATCACGCTGATGATGCTGCGTGGTTACAACGGCTTCAGCTATCGAGACCTGTCGGATCTGGTGGGCGTGAAGACGTCGAGCATCCACTACTACTTCCCGTCGAAGGACGACCTCGTGCTGGAAGCGGTAGCGGCCTACAGCGACGACGTGCTCGCGGCGATCCAGACGATCGATCCGGCGCTGCCGGCCGACGTGAAGCTGAGCCTGTACACGAAGCTGTTCGGGCGCACGCTCGGCGACGGCGACCGGATCTGCCTCTGCGGCATGCTGGCGGCCGATATCGAATCGTTGCCGGACAACGTGCGGCAAGCGGTGCAGGCGTTCTTCAAGGCGAACGAAAAGTGGCTCGCCGAGCTGCTGACCCAGGGCGCGGCCGAAGGCACGCTGCAGTTCAGCGGCAAGCCGGAATCGGCGGCGCGCACGCTGTTCGCGGCGTTTCAGGGCAGCGTGCTGGCCAGCCGGCTGTTTCATACGCGGGCGCGCCTCGAAGATGTAGAGGCGGTGTGGAAGGTCCGGGCTTGA
- a CDS encoding organic hydroperoxide resistance protein codes for MSIEKVLYRAHAKATGGRDGRATVPESGLDLKLTTPRELGGAGGAGANPEQLFAAGYSACFIGAMKFVAARDKIAIPADAAIEGSVGIGAIPNGFGIEVELKISLPGLDRETAQTLIDRAHIVCPYSNATRGNIDVTLTLV; via the coding sequence ATGTCGATCGAAAAAGTTCTCTACCGCGCTCATGCAAAAGCCACCGGCGGCCGCGACGGCCGTGCGACCGTGCCGGAAAGCGGCCTAGACCTGAAGCTGACCACGCCGCGCGAGCTCGGCGGTGCGGGCGGCGCGGGCGCGAACCCCGAGCAGCTGTTCGCGGCCGGCTACAGCGCATGCTTCATCGGCGCGATGAAGTTCGTCGCGGCGCGCGACAAGATCGCGATCCCCGCGGATGCCGCGATCGAGGGCAGCGTCGGGATCGGCGCGATCCCGAACGGCTTTGGCATCGAGGTCGAACTGAAGATCTCGCTGCCGGGCCTCGACCGCGAAACCGCACAAACGTTGATCGATCGCGCGCACATCGTCTGCCCGTACTCGAACGCGACGCGCGGCAACATCGACGTCACGCTGACGCTCGTCTGA
- a CDS encoding alpha/beta hydrolase: protein MKIVKPLLIAAVVAATWSGASAATAASAQAVRPDTATSAFLAVLNGQKGPGLETLSPEKARQVLVDAQSGVKVDLSGIDVSNRTIEQDGLSVPITIVRPQQVSGTPPVFMFFHGGGWILGDFPTHERLVRDLVVQSGAVAVFVNYTPSPEAHYPVAINQAYAATKWVAAHGAEIGVDGSRLAVVGNSVGGNMAAVVALMAKDKGGPAIRFQGLLWPVTDHDFNTGSYGAYAQGHFLTRPLMKWFWNAYTKNEAQRDEIYASPLRASVAQLKGLPPALIQVAQFDVLRDEGEAYGRKLDAAGVDATTTRYDGTIHDFGLLNALANDAPTKAAMKAMGNEIAARLK from the coding sequence ATGAAGATCGTCAAGCCGCTGTTGATCGCCGCCGTCGTCGCAGCCACGTGGTCCGGCGCATCGGCCGCCACCGCGGCATCCGCGCAAGCCGTTCGCCCCGATACCGCGACGAGCGCGTTCCTCGCCGTGCTGAACGGCCAGAAGGGGCCGGGCCTCGAAACACTCAGCCCCGAAAAGGCGCGTCAGGTGCTGGTCGATGCGCAGAGCGGCGTGAAGGTCGATCTGTCCGGCATCGACGTGTCGAACCGCACGATCGAGCAGGACGGGCTGTCGGTGCCGATCACGATCGTGCGGCCGCAACAGGTGAGCGGCACGCCGCCGGTGTTCATGTTCTTCCACGGGGGCGGCTGGATTCTCGGCGACTTCCCGACCCACGAGCGCCTCGTGCGCGATCTCGTCGTGCAATCGGGCGCCGTCGCGGTGTTCGTCAACTACACGCCGTCGCCGGAAGCGCATTACCCGGTCGCGATCAACCAGGCGTATGCGGCGACGAAATGGGTCGCGGCGCACGGTGCGGAGATCGGCGTCGATGGCAGCCGTCTCGCGGTGGTCGGCAACAGCGTCGGCGGGAACATGGCGGCGGTCGTCGCGCTGATGGCGAAGGACAAGGGCGGCCCGGCGATCCGTTTCCAGGGGCTGTTGTGGCCGGTCACCGATCACGACTTCAACACCGGCTCGTACGGCGCATACGCGCAGGGACACTTCCTGACGCGGCCGTTGATGAAGTGGTTCTGGAACGCCTACACGAAGAACGAAGCGCAACGCGACGAGATCTACGCGTCGCCGCTGCGCGCGAGCGTCGCGCAGCTGAAGGGCTTGCCGCCGGCGCTGATCCAGGTCGCGCAGTTCGACGTGCTGCGTGACGAAGGCGAAGCGTACGGCCGCAAGCTCGACGCAGCGGGCGTCGACGCCACGACCACGCGTTACGACGGCACGATCCACGATTTCGGCCTGCTCAACGCGCTCGCCAACGACGCGCCGACGAAGGCCGCGATGAAGGCGATGGGCAACGAAATCGCGGCGCGGTTGAAGTAA
- a CDS encoding CidA/LrgA family protein has protein sequence MLQAFAVLLTFQCLGEGVSYLFGIPVPGPVIGMLLLFGFVMLRPQVADAIEPTAFELLRHLSLLFVPAGVGIMVSASRVRGDALAVVVALAVSTTLAIAVTALVTRALLRRQRPASGTAGEAR, from the coding sequence ATGCTGCAGGCGTTCGCGGTCTTGTTGACCTTCCAGTGCCTCGGGGAAGGCGTGTCCTATCTGTTCGGCATACCGGTGCCCGGCCCGGTGATCGGCATGCTGCTGCTGTTCGGCTTCGTGATGCTGCGCCCGCAGGTGGCCGACGCGATCGAGCCGACCGCGTTCGAACTGCTGCGCCATCTGTCGCTGCTGTTCGTGCCGGCCGGCGTCGGCATCATGGTGTCGGCTTCCCGCGTGCGCGGCGATGCGCTCGCGGTCGTCGTCGCGCTCGCGGTGAGCACGACGCTCGCGATCGCCGTCACGGCGCTCGTCACGCGCGCGTTGCTGCGGCGCCAGCGGCCCGCGTCTGGCACGGCGGGGGAGGCACGATGA
- a CDS encoding LrgB family protein, whose translation MTAFPKLGAIWVYLAATPLLGLTITLIAYLIAQAVYARSRFNPLANPVLIAVALIVGLLTVTHTPYPTYFEGAQFVHFLLGPATVALALPLYRQWSKLRRAALPLLVGLLAGSLTAIVSAVGVAALFGASHQTIASLAPKSATTPIAMAVAQQIGGIPSLTAVLVISTGIFGAVCARAILNVLRIDEPAVRGFALGVASHGIGTARAFQIGEETGAFAGLGMGLNGVLTAFIVPILLPVLSRWI comes from the coding sequence ATGACGGCCTTCCCGAAACTCGGCGCGATCTGGGTCTATCTCGCCGCCACGCCGCTGCTCGGCCTCACCATCACGCTGATCGCCTACCTGATCGCGCAGGCCGTCTATGCGCGCTCGCGCTTCAACCCGCTCGCGAATCCGGTGCTGATCGCCGTCGCGCTGATCGTCGGGCTGCTGACCGTCACGCATACGCCGTATCCGACGTATTTCGAGGGCGCGCAGTTCGTCCATTTCCTGCTCGGCCCGGCGACCGTCGCGCTCGCGCTGCCGCTGTATCGCCAGTGGTCGAAGCTGCGGCGCGCCGCGCTGCCGCTGCTCGTCGGGCTGCTGGCCGGCTCGTTGACCGCGATCGTCTCCGCGGTGGGCGTCGCGGCGTTGTTCGGCGCGTCGCATCAGACGATTGCGTCGCTCGCGCCGAAATCCGCGACCACGCCGATCGCGATGGCCGTCGCGCAGCAGATCGGCGGAATTCCGTCGCTCACCGCCGTGCTGGTGATTTCGACCGGCATCTTCGGTGCGGTGTGCGCGCGCGCGATCCTGAACGTGCTGCGCATCGACGAGCCGGCCGTGCGCGGCTTCGCGCTGGGCGTCGCGTCGCACGGGATCGGCACCGCGCGCGCGTTTCAGATTGGCGAGGAAACCGGCGCGTTCGCGGGACTCGGCATGGGGCTGAACGGCGTGCTCACCGCGTTCATCGTGCCGATCCTGCTGCCGGTGTTGTCGCGGTGGATTTGA
- the ltrA gene encoding group II intron reverse transcriptase/maturase — MSFGRAGHQKATQVARNAGWRGEAEPEARRDEARTARYETGGLGRDSLLSQALARANLVMAWKRVKANRGGAGVDGKSIAETAEHLKTHWPGIREALLDGSYRPWPVRRVQIPKPDGGMRELGIPTVADRLIQQALLQVLQPIIDPTFSEHSYGFRPGRRARDAVLMAQRHVQDGYRMVVDVDLEKFFDRVNHDILMERLSRRIDDKAVLRLIRLYLVAGIMDGGVVSERYEGTPQGGPLSPLLANVLLDEVDRELERRGHKFVRYADDCNVYVRSGRSGERVLEGLCKLYDRLHLKVNEAKTAVAPATGRKFLGYRLWRGAGGRIKCAVARKALETFKQRIRELTRRSGGRNLPEVAERLRAYMPGWKAYFQLAQTPKVFRELDKWIRHRLRAMQLKHWRRGTTMYRELLALGASEADARKVAANSRSWWHNSRLLLNRAMPVAYFDRLGVPRLS, encoded by the coding sequence GTGTCGTTCGGACGTGCAGGGCATCAGAAGGCTACGCAGGTAGCGCGCAACGCGGGATGGCGAGGTGAAGCCGAGCCTGAAGCGAGGCGTGATGAAGCACGGACGGCGCGATACGAAACTGGAGGCTTGGGGCGAGACAGTCTGCTATCGCAGGCGCTCGCGAGAGCGAATCTGGTGATGGCGTGGAAACGCGTCAAAGCCAATCGTGGCGGTGCCGGGGTGGATGGGAAGTCGATTGCCGAGACGGCGGAACACCTCAAGACGCACTGGCCCGGGATTCGGGAAGCATTACTGGACGGCAGCTATCGGCCATGGCCGGTGCGGCGAGTCCAGATTCCGAAGCCGGATGGCGGGATGCGTGAACTGGGGATTCCAACGGTCGCGGATCGGTTGATCCAGCAAGCCCTGCTGCAAGTTCTGCAGCCCATCATTGATCCGACCTTCTCCGAACACAGCTACGGCTTCCGGCCGGGGCGTCGAGCGCGCGACGCGGTGCTGATGGCACAACGACACGTACAGGACGGCTACCGGATGGTGGTCGATGTGGATCTGGAGAAGTTCTTCGATCGGGTCAATCACGACATCCTGATGGAGCGGCTATCGAGGCGGATCGACGACAAGGCTGTGCTGCGGCTGATTCGTCTCTACCTTGTGGCCGGGATCATGGATGGCGGAGTGGTCAGTGAGCGATACGAGGGCACGCCGCAAGGCGGGCCGCTCTCGCCGCTGCTGGCCAATGTGCTGCTGGACGAGGTGGACCGGGAACTGGAGAGGCGCGGACACAAGTTCGTGCGCTATGCCGACGACTGCAACGTGTACGTGCGCAGTGGCCGGTCGGGCGAACGGGTGCTGGAAGGACTGTGCAAGCTCTACGATCGGCTCCACCTGAAGGTCAACGAGGCGAAGACGGCGGTCGCACCGGCGACCGGTCGCAAGTTCCTGGGCTACAGACTGTGGCGCGGCGCGGGCGGCCGGATCAAATGTGCGGTGGCCCGAAAGGCCCTGGAGACCTTCAAGCAACGCATCCGGGAACTGACCCGCCGCTCGGGCGGGAGAAACTTGCCAGAGGTAGCGGAGCGTCTGAGGGCGTACATGCCGGGTTGGAAGGCGTACTTCCAGTTGGCGCAGACGCCCAAGGTGTTCCGCGAACTCGACAAGTGGATCCGGCACAGGTTGCGCGCGATGCAGCTCAAGCACTGGCGCCGTGGCACGACGATGTATCGGGAATTGTTGGCATTGGGTGCCTCGGAGGCGGACGCTCGCAAGGTGGCCGCGAACAGCCGGAGCTGGTGGCACAACAGCCGCCTGTTGCTGAACCGAGCGATGCCTGTTGCCTACTTCGACCGACTTGGGGTGCCTCGGCTCTCGTAA